One region of Babylonia areolata isolate BAREFJ2019XMU chromosome 29, ASM4173473v1, whole genome shotgun sequence genomic DNA includes:
- the LOC143302166 gene encoding splicing factor ESS-2 homolog has translation MAVEKRKENIVAVQCENETPTKKRKIILDEDAYTERIEKIIERDFFPDLSNLSVQKTYFDAVEKNDLVKLRELQMKYGGQCPTTGRLSSVYDSPAFFETPQTGHGQPSSAKSVPSTSHGPDPEGEGPDKPETQPADSDKPDGSKETSDKEVGLDGFLAKHTSEDNVSFAEILEESERKRKEKHAWLFEKEGIQDQEHEKKLALPSIEEQAAITDRPLNVDTWTYKPDNTVMYVPEGVEYTAQELIEMRKHKTRQVVHQNTRFTQNPFGRTGGKELLQKAAVHKALVNQGKIGHDGRELLAAHTPQVNGFKLMGTPSPAPGVEESPLMTWGEIEGTPMRLEGTETMPMHTPGPVFKIPELPKRDRLGLALAEKVGKAHRAKKEAALKQVTRRLASPSPSMSPLERLNSMSPAAQRLASKRLGVKTHTDSALRASYSPSPSRTPGDKTPVHLSTPSPGSARSRSSSLASGPSPVRQSPRAVRPKPSITDNLLKLPRRQNASDFF, from the exons ATGGCTgtagaaaaacgaaaagaaaacattgtAGCTGTTCAGTGTGAAAACGAAACGCCAACCAAAAAACGAAAGATTATTCTTGATGAGGATGCTTACACAGAG AGGATAGAGAAGATCATTGAAAGAGACTTTTTTCCGGACCTGTCCAACCTGAGTGTACAGAAGACTTACTTTGATGCTGTGGAAAAGAATGACCTGGTGAAACTGAGAGAACTGCAGATGAAATATGGAGGACAGTGTCCAACAACTGGGAGGCTTTCTTCAGTGT ACGACAGTCCAGCCTTTTTTGAGACACCACAGACTGGCCATGGGCAGCCAAGCTCTGCAAAATCTGTGCCGTCCACTTCACATGGCCCCGACCCTGAGGGGGAGGGGCCAGACAAACCGGAGACACAGCCTGCTGATTCAGATAAACCCGACGGCAGcaaag agACCTCGGACAAGGAGGTTGGTCTGGACGGTTTCCTAGCCAAGCACACCAGCGAGGACAATGTGTCCTTCGCAGAGATCTTGGAGGAGAGTGAACGCAAGCGCAAAGAAAAACACGCCTGGCTTTTTGAAAAAGAAGGCATACAAGATCAG GAACATGAAAAGAAACTGGCGCTACCCAGCATAGAGGAGCAGGCAGCTATTACAGATCGTCCATTGAACGTGGACACCTGGACGTATAAACCTGACAACACTGTGATGTATGTTCCAGAAG GTGTGGAGTACACGGCCCAGGAGCTGATTGAGATGCGGAAGCACAAGACGCGGCAGGTGGTGCACCAGAACACCCGCTTCACCCAGAACCCTTTCGGCCGCACTGGGGGCAAGGAGCTGTTGCAGAAGGCGGCCGTGCATAAGGCCCTTGTCAACCAGGGCAAGATCGGCCACGACGGCCGTGAGCTGCTGGCCGCCCACACGCCCCAGGTGAATGGCTTCAAGCTGATGGgcaccccctccccagcccccggtGTGGAGGAGTCCCCACTCATGACCTGGGGTGAGATCGAGGGCACCCCCATGCGGCTGGAGGGCACGGAGACGATGCCCATGCACACCCCTGGGCCGGTTTTTAAG aTTCCTGAACTTCCCAAGAGAGACCGGCTGGGCCTTGCCTTGGCGGAAAAGGTCGGCAAAGctcacagagcaaagaaagaagctGCCTTGAAACAAGTGACGCGGCGACTGGCTTC GCCTTCACCCAGCATGAGTCCCCTGGAACGCCTCAACAGCATGTCCCCCGCTGCACAGCGCCTGGCCAGCAAGCGCCTGGGGGTGAAGACCCACACGGACTCCGCCCTGCGTGCCAGCTACTCCCCGTCGCCCTCGCGCACCCCGGGAGACAAGACCCCCGTGCACCTGTCCACCCCATCCCCTGGGTCAGCCCGGTCTCGGTCCAGCAGTCTGGCCAGTGGCCCCTCCCCGGTTAGACAGTCCCCCCGGGCGGTTCGGCCCAAACCTTCCATCACTGACAACCTCCTCAAGCTGCCCCGGAGGCAGAATGCGTCTGACTTTTTCTGA
- the LOC143275080 gene encoding uncharacterized protein LOC143275080, whose protein sequence is MLPRKTGPAPIFNYRKRPRQAVVADPETHPSNAGLPHCSGPAPPPAGRLSASAFPGQPVVYASTSCSSFGRGGSRSATGTGSGLAPPPAGKISAFPGQPVVQGNWRSTDTRQGQNSVVSIKEWKTGPMSARPLPAQPAMPGPSGTMKRQQPLYQPPLHQPSRSSVNTGGGRSVSPMQQNTAPQKVQKSIGGGDRVRDATKTLDKSLRVLTLPIAHLKRAFGLPNDTMPAFLFCLFGIVDSATVWDRRSSGKSFTLRDETGRITCIFCEIDRQMPRLHRGQWYRVVGVARHSWQALQCVSLRPVSLEERQAARAVISTSTALLNDLCMNVREM, encoded by the exons ATGTTGCCGAGGAAGACGGGACCAGCACCTATTTTTAACTATCGCAAACGTCCACGACAGGCTGTTGTTGCTGACCCAGAAACACACCCATCTAATGCTGGATTGCCGCATT GCAGcggccccgcacccccacctgcCGGCAGATTATCTGCTTCTGCTTTCCCGGGACAGCCCGTAGTTTACGCAAGTACATCCTGCTCGAGCTTTGGAAGAGGCGGGTCCAGAAGTGCAACAGGAACAGGCAGCGGCCTCGCACCCCCACCTGCCGGCAAAATATCTGCTTTCCCGGGGCAGCCCGTAGTCCAGGGAAACTGGAGAAGCACAGACACTCG ACAAGGTCAGAACTCTGTGGTGTCCATCAAGGAATGGAAGACGGGGCCCATGAGTGCCAGACCTCTTCCTGCACAGCCTGCCATGCCTGGTCCCTCTGGCACCATGAAGAGACAACAGCCTCTGTATCAGCCACCCCTGCATCAGCCGTCCCGTTCTTCTGTCAATACCGGTGGTGGCAGGTCTGTCTCACCAATGCAACAGAATACTGCACCCCAGAAA GTCCAGAAAAGCATTGGGGGAGGCGACCGTGTCAGAGACGCGACAAAAACTTTAGACAAGTCTTTACGGGTGCTGACATTGCCAATTGCACATCTCAAACGTGCGTTTGGACTGCCTAACGACACCATGCCCGCGTTTCTCTTCTGCCTCTTTG GCATCGTGGATTCAGCCACCGTGTGGGACCGCAGATCATCTGGAAAATCGTTTACGCTGAGAGACGAGACTGGTCGAATCACGTGCATCTTCTGTGAGATT GACAGACAAATGCCTCGCTTGCACCGCGGACAGTGGTACAG GGTGGTTGGGGTGGCCAGACATTCGTGGCAAGCCCTGCAGTGCGTGTCGTTGCGACCTGTCAGTctggaggagagacaggcagcacGTGCCGTTATTTCCACGTCCACGGCACTGCTCAATGACTTGTGCATGAATGTCAGAGAAATGTAA
- the LOC143302361 gene encoding uncharacterized protein LOC143302361 isoform X1 — protein sequence MSPFSHGKIVVIIVCILIYTASGRLSGQRHDEITKDGGTGTVLSTQGMETQDKTSEGGVEVMSPVVLGLDGTPVNLTKLLAFLQQQDFLRKLNHDAQWAYMCVVVVICAMMWTMWWLGGLQRCRRRSDGDTPFHSAQPLMSVQEVVRKQERYLPMFTEPQWEEVMVCDRATDP from the exons ATGAGCCCATTTTCACACGGAAAAATTGTTGTAATTATTGTGTGTATTTTGATATAC ACTGCTTCTGGCAGGTTGTCAGGGCAACGGCATGATGAGATAACGAAGGACGGAGGTACTGGTACTGTCCTGTCTACACAGGGCATGGAGACACAGGACAAGACCAGTGAAG GAGGTGTAGAAGTGATGTCACCTGTGGTCTTGGGGCTGGACGGGACTCCAGTCAACCTGACCAAGCTCCTGGCATTTCTCCAACAACAGGATTTTCTTCGAAAGCT gaatcATGATGCACAGTGGGCctacatgtgtgtggtggtggtgatctgtgCCATGATGTGGACGATGTGGTGGTTGGGTGGTCTGCAGCGGTGCCGCCGTCGCTCTGACGGGGATACACCTTTCCACAGCGCTCAGCCTCTTATGAGTGTACAGG AGGTGGTGAGGAAACAGGAACGCTACCTGCCCATGTTCACGGAGCCCCAGTGGGAagaggtgatggtgtgtgacagagCCACTGACCCCTGA
- the LOC143302361 gene encoding uncharacterized protein LOC143302361 isoform X2 yields the protein MSPFSHGKIVVIITASGRLSGQRHDEITKDGGTGTVLSTQGMETQDKTSEGGVEVMSPVVLGLDGTPVNLTKLLAFLQQQDFLRKLNHDAQWAYMCVVVVICAMMWTMWWLGGLQRCRRRSDGDTPFHSAQPLMSVQEVVRKQERYLPMFTEPQWEEVMVCDRATDP from the exons ATGAGCCCATTTTCACACGGAAAAATTGTTGTAATTATT ACTGCTTCTGGCAGGTTGTCAGGGCAACGGCATGATGAGATAACGAAGGACGGAGGTACTGGTACTGTCCTGTCTACACAGGGCATGGAGACACAGGACAAGACCAGTGAAG GAGGTGTAGAAGTGATGTCACCTGTGGTCTTGGGGCTGGACGGGACTCCAGTCAACCTGACCAAGCTCCTGGCATTTCTCCAACAACAGGATTTTCTTCGAAAGCT gaatcATGATGCACAGTGGGCctacatgtgtgtggtggtggtgatctgtgCCATGATGTGGACGATGTGGTGGTTGGGTGGTCTGCAGCGGTGCCGCCGTCGCTCTGACGGGGATACACCTTTCCACAGCGCTCAGCCTCTTATGAGTGTACAGG AGGTGGTGAGGAAACAGGAACGCTACCTGCCCATGTTCACGGAGCCCCAGTGGGAagaggtgatggtgtgtgacagagCCACTGACCCCTGA
- the LOC143302361 gene encoding uncharacterized protein LOC143302361 isoform X3, which yields MSPFSHGKIVTASGRLSGQRHDEITKDGGTGTVLSTQGMETQDKTSEGGVEVMSPVVLGLDGTPVNLTKLLAFLQQQDFLRKLNHDAQWAYMCVVVVICAMMWTMWWLGGLQRCRRRSDGDTPFHSAQPLMSVQEVVRKQERYLPMFTEPQWEEVMVCDRATDP from the exons ATGAGCCCATTTTCACACGGAAAAATTGTT ACTGCTTCTGGCAGGTTGTCAGGGCAACGGCATGATGAGATAACGAAGGACGGAGGTACTGGTACTGTCCTGTCTACACAGGGCATGGAGACACAGGACAAGACCAGTGAAG GAGGTGTAGAAGTGATGTCACCTGTGGTCTTGGGGCTGGACGGGACTCCAGTCAACCTGACCAAGCTCCTGGCATTTCTCCAACAACAGGATTTTCTTCGAAAGCT gaatcATGATGCACAGTGGGCctacatgtgtgtggtggtggtgatctgtgCCATGATGTGGACGATGTGGTGGTTGGGTGGTCTGCAGCGGTGCCGCCGTCGCTCTGACGGGGATACACCTTTCCACAGCGCTCAGCCTCTTATGAGTGTACAGG AGGTGGTGAGGAAACAGGAACGCTACCTGCCCATGTTCACGGAGCCCCAGTGGGAagaggtgatggtgtgtgacagagCCACTGACCCCTGA
- the LOC143302361 gene encoding uncharacterized protein LOC143302361 isoform X4 encodes METQDKTSEGGVEVMSPVVLGLDGTPVNLTKLLAFLQQQDFLRKLNHDAQWAYMCVVVVICAMMWTMWWLGGLQRCRRRSDGDTPFHSAQPLMSVQEVVRKQERYLPMFTEPQWEEVMVCDRATDP; translated from the exons ATGGAGACACAGGACAAGACCAGTGAAG GAGGTGTAGAAGTGATGTCACCTGTGGTCTTGGGGCTGGACGGGACTCCAGTCAACCTGACCAAGCTCCTGGCATTTCTCCAACAACAGGATTTTCTTCGAAAGCT gaatcATGATGCACAGTGGGCctacatgtgtgtggtggtggtgatctgtgCCATGATGTGGACGATGTGGTGGTTGGGTGGTCTGCAGCGGTGCCGCCGTCGCTCTGACGGGGATACACCTTTCCACAGCGCTCAGCCTCTTATGAGTGTACAGG AGGTGGTGAGGAAACAGGAACGCTACCTGCCCATGTTCACGGAGCCCCAGTGGGAagaggtgatggtgtgtgacagagCCACTGACCCCTGA